In Equus caballus isolate H_3958 breed thoroughbred chromosome 7, TB-T2T, whole genome shotgun sequence, one DNA window encodes the following:
- the OR51I2C gene encoding olfactory receptor family 51 subfamily I member 2C — translation MGLFNVTHPASFLLTGIPGLESSHSWLAGPLCLMYAVALGGNTVILQAVRVEPSLHEPMYYFLSMLSFSDVAMSMATLPTVLRTFCLNARNIAFDACLIQMFLIHSFSMMESGILLAMSFDHYVAICDPLHYATVLTNQVIAGMGLAVTVRSFIILFPLPFLIKRLPICRSNVLSHSYCLHPDMMKLACADITINSIYGLFVLVSTFVMDLLFIFLSYVVILHSVLAITSREECLKALNTCVSHILAVLAFYVPMIGVSTVHRFQKHVPRYIHVLMSNIYLFVPPVLNPLMYSAKTKEIRRAIVRMFHRIKM, via the coding sequence ATGGGATTGTTCAATGTCACtcaccctgcttccttcctcctgaCTGGTATCCCTGGTTTGGAGAGCTCTCACTCCTGGCTAGCAGGGCCCCTCTGTCTGATGTATGCCGTGGCCCTGGGGGGCAACACAGTGATCCTGCAGGCTGTGCGAGTGGAGCCTAGCCTCCATGAGCCCATGTACTACTTCCTGTCCATGCTGTCCTTCAGTGATGTGGCCATGTCCATGGCCACACTGCCCACTGTGCTCAGAACATTCTGCCTTAATGCTCGAAACATTGCTTTTGATGCCTGCCTAATCCAGATgtttctcattcattccttctccaTGATGGAGTCGGGTATTCTGCTGGCCATGAGCTTTGACCACTATGTGGCCATTTGTGATCCCTTGCACTATGCCACAGTGCTCACCAATCAAGTCATTGCTGGAATGGGTTTAGCTGTGACTGTTCGGAGCTtcatcattctttttcctcttcccttcctgatCAAGAGGCTGCCTATCTGCAGGTCCAATGTTCTTTCCCACTCCTACTGCCTTCACCCAGACATGATGAAGCTGGCCTGTGCTGATATCACTATCAACAGCATCTACGGACTCTTTGTTCTTGTATCCACCTTCGTCATGGACCTGctttttatcttcctttcctATGTGGTCATTCTGCACTCTGTCTTGGCCATTACTTCCCGTGAGGAATGCCTCAAAGCTCTCAACACATGTGTGTCTCATATCTTGGCTGTCCTTGCATTTTATGTGCCAATGATTGGGGTCTCCACGGTGCACCGCTTTCAGAAGCATGTCCCACGCTACATACATGTCCTCATGTCCAATATTTACCTCTTTGTACCTCCTGTGCTCAACCCTCTCATGTATAGCGCCAAGACAAAGGAGATCCGCCGAGCCATTGTCCGCATGTTTCACCGCATCAAAATGTGA
- the OR51A42C gene encoding olfactory receptor family 51 subfamily A member 42C: MGSNPHNSSELPPFTLTGLPGLETSQHWMFLLLGTLYVVSIVGNALILFIIKKEQSLHQPMYYFLSLLSINDLGVSFSTLPTVLATFCLHLRKISFDCCMVQMFFIHFFSFVESGILLIMSFDRYVAICNPLRYATVLTDTQVARMGISVVIRSFCMVFPLPLLLKRLPFCKANVLSHSYCLHPDLIRLPCGNITVNNIFGLFIVISTFGLDSALILLSYILILRSVLAIASWEERLKTLNTCVSHMCAVFIFYVPMVGVSMAARYGRHAPQYVHTLMSLIYLFVPPMLNPVIYSIKTKEIRRRLCKILLGTKF; this comes from the coding sequence ATGGGAAGTAACCCCCACAACAGCTCAGAGTTGCCTCCTTTCACCCTGACAGGGCTCCCAGGGCTGGAGACCTCCCAACACTGGATGTTTCTCCTCCTTGGCACTCTCTATGTTGTCTCCATTGTGGGCAATGCCCTCATCCTTTTCATTATCAAGAAGGAGCAGAGCTTGCATCAGCCTATGTACTACTTCCTGTCCCTGCTATCAATTAACGACCTAGGTGTGTCTTTTTCCACACTGCCCACAGTACTGGCCACATTTTGTTTACACTTAAGGAAGATCAGTTTTGATTGTTGCATGGTTCAAATGTTCTTTATCCACTTCTTCTCCTTCGTGGAGTCTGGGATCCTACTGATTATGAGCtttgaccgctatgtggccatctgtaaccCACTGCGCTATGCCACAGTGCTCACTGACACCCAAGTGGCACGCATGGGCATATCTGTAGTCATCCGCAGTTTCTGCATGGTTTTCCCACTCCCGTTGCTTCTGAAGAGGTTGCCCTTCTGCAAAGCCAATGTCCTCTCCCATTCCTATTGCCTGCATCCAGATCTGATCCGCCTGCCCTGTGGCAACATCACCGTCAATAATATTTTTGGTCTATTCATTGTTATCTCTACCTTTGGTCTGGACTCTGCACTCATTCTCCTCTCCTATATACTCATACTGCGCTCTGTACTTGCCATTGCATCTTGGGAAGAACGATTAAAGACACTCAACACGTGTGTGTCACACATGTGTGCTGTGTTCATCTTCTATGTGCCCATGGTTGGTGTGTCCATGGCTGCTCGCTATGGGAGGCATGCCCCTCAGTATGTGCACACACTCATGTCCCTTATTTACCTCTTTGTGCCTCCAATGCTCAACCCTGTCATCTATTCCATCAAAACCAAAGAGATTCGTCGGAGGCTTTGCAAAATACTACTGGGAACAAAGTTCTAA